From the Tripterygium wilfordii isolate XIE 37 chromosome 6, ASM1340144v1, whole genome shotgun sequence genome, one window contains:
- the LOC120000538 gene encoding 1,4-dihydroxy-2-naphthoyl-CoA synthase, peroxisomal isoform X1: protein MAQLSEKDVNTMRRRVASVANHLIPVTSGSDYGLSLLPNPSTSDSYHRIHGEVPTHEVVWRSAIDEHGKEFSDILYQKAVGEGIAKITINRPERRNAFRPKTIKEIMCALEDARDDSTIGVVILTGKGAEAFCSGGDQKLRTADGYADSENSARLNVLDLQVQIRRLPKPVIAMVAGYAVGGGHVLHMVCDLTIAADNAIFGQTGPKVGSFDAGYGSSIMSRLVGPKKAREMWFLARFYTAFEAEKMGLVNTVVPLENLERETIKWCREILRNSPTAVRVLKSALNAVDDGHAGLQELAGNATLIFYGTEEGNEGKTAYMQHRRPDFSRFPHRP from the exons ATGGCGCAACTTTCAGAGAAGGATGTCAACACCATGAGGAGGAGGGTGGCCTCCGTCGCAAACCATCTCATTCCGGTCACTTCAGGCTCCGATTACGGTTTGTCCCTGCTACCTAATCCCTCGACAAGCGACAGCTATCACAGAATCCACGGCGAGGTTCCCACCCATGAAGTTGTTTGGAGGAGTGCGATTGACGAACACGGCAAGGAGTTCTCCGATATTTTATACCAAAAAGCCGTCGGTGAAGGGATTGCGAAA ATTACGATTAATAGGCCAGAGAGACGAAATGCATTCCGTCCAAAGACAATTAAGGAGATTATGTGCGCACTCGAGGATGCCAGAGATGATAGTACAATTGGGGTCGTTATCCTTACTGGGAAG GGAGCCGAGGCATTTTGCAGTGGAGGTGACCAGAAGTTAAGGACTGCTGATGGTTATGCAGATTCTGAAAATTCTGCCCGTCTTAATGTTTTAGACTTGCAG GTACAGATTCGGCGTCTTCCCAAACCTGTTATAGCAATG GTTGCAGGTTATGCAGTCGGAGGAGGGCATGTGTTGCACATGGTTTGTGATCTAACCATCGCAGCCGATAATGCTATTTTCGGCCAAACTGGTCCCAAG GTTGGAAGCTTTGATGCTGGCTATGGAAGTTCAATCATGTCTCGTCTG GTTGGACCTAAAAAAGCTCGTGAAATGTGGTTTCTCGCAAGGTTTTATACTGCTTTTGAAGCTGAAAAAATGGGACTTGTTAACACCGTTGTCCCG CTGGAGAATTTAGAACGAGAAACTATTAAATGGTGTCGGGAGATTCTAAGAAATAGTCCAACTGCAGTTCGGGTGCTGAAATCTGCTCTCAATGCAGTTGATGATGGCCATGCTGGACTCCAG GAACTTGCTGGAAATGCCACGCTCATATTCTATGGAACCGAGGAAGGTAATGAGGGGAAGACCGCGTACATGCAGCACAGACGCCCGGATTTTTCAAGATTCCCCCATCGGCCTTAA
- the LOC119999998 gene encoding phosphatidylinositol 3-kinase, root isoform isoform X1 — protein sequence MSSNEFRFFLSCDINLPVTFRVERLEGTLPSAKSPDSGVDSIAEERRAELYVECALYIDGAPFGLPMRTRLESTGPSYCWNELITLSTKYRDLTAHSQLALTVMAYFSSHSCFTVRDVSQGNDDGLIGGATILLFNSKMQLKTGKQKLRLWLGKEADGSHPTSTPGKVPKNERGELERVEKLVNKYERGQIQRVDWLDRLTFRAMEKIKERENCRNGSSYLYLVVDFCSFEHRVVFQESGANFLLPSPITSTNELVIVWDPELGKINPSEHKQLKLARSLTRGIIDRDLKPSSNERKSIQRILKYPPTRTLSGDERQLLWKFRFSLMSEKRALTKFLRCVEWSDVQEAKQALELMGRWEMIDVCDALELLSPVFESEEVRAYAVSVLGRADDEELQCYLLQLVQALRFERSDKSHLCQFLVQRSLSNIELASLFRWYVAVELNDPMYARRFYVTHEFLEESISKLAAGMNGDDDGKKIWQSLVHQTELTAQLCSITRDVRNVRGNTQKKIEKLRQLLSGLLSELTYFEEPIRYPLAPSVLITGIVPSESSIFKSALHPLRLTFRTASNETCKVMFKKGDDIRQDQLVVQMVSLMDRLLKAENLDLHLTPYKVLATGQDEGMLEFIPSHSLAQILSEHRSIMSYLQKFHSDEHGPFGITATCLETFIKSCAGYSVITYILGIGDRHLDNLLLRDDGRLFHVDFGFILGRDPKPFPPPMKLCKEMVEAMGGAESQYYTRFKSYCCEAYNILRKSSNLILNLFHLMAGSNIPDIASDPEKGILKLQEKFRLDLDDEACIHFFQDLINESVSALFPQMVETIHRWAQYWR from the exons ATGAGTAGCAACGAGTTTCGCTTCTTCTTGTCGTGCGACATCAATCTCCCGGTGACTTTTCGCGTCGAAAGATTGGAAGGAACTTTGCCCTCTGCTAAATCTCCCGATTCAG GAGTTGATTCCATTGCAGAGGAGAGAAGAGCAGAGCTGTATGTTGAGTGTGCTCTGTACATTGATGGTGCTCCATTTGGCCTTCCCATGAGAACAAG ATTGGAATCTACTGGACCATCATATTGCTGGAATGAACTCATTACCTTGAGCACAAAATATAGAGATTTGACTGCGCACTCCCAGCTTGCTTTAACAGTGATGGCCTATTTCTCATCCCATTCCTGCTTTACG GTTAGGGATGTTTCGCAAGGGAATGATGACGGGCTGATTGGCGGGGCCACCATTCTTCTATTTAACAGTAAAATGCAGCTTAAAACGGGGAAGCAAAAGCTTAGGCTTTGGCTAGGAAAAGAAGCTGATGGATCACATCCTACAAGTACTCCGGGAAAG GTTCCCAAGAATGAGCGTGGGGAGTTGGAACGTGTAGAAAAGCTTGTGAACAAGTATGAAAGAGGACAGATACAACGCGTCGATTGGTTGGATCGGCTTACATTTAGAGCTATGGAGAAAATTAAGGAGCGAGAAAACTGTAGGAATGGAAGTTCGTATCTATACTTGGTTGTTGATTTCTGCAGTTTTGAACATCGGGTTGTTTTTCAG GAGTCGGGAGCAAATTTCTTACTACCATCGCCTATTACTTCAACAAATGAACTCGTTATTGTGTGGGACCCAGAATTGGGAAAGATAAACCCCTCTGAACACAAGCAACTGAAACTAGCAAGGAGCTTAACCCGTGGCATCATTGACAGGGATCTGAAGCCAAGTTCAAATGAAAGAAA GTCCATACAAAGAATTCTAAAGTACCCACCAACTAGAACCTTGAGTGGAGATGAGAGGCAGCTCCTCTGGAAGTTCCGGTTTTCCTTGATGTCTGAGAAGAGGGCTCTCACTAAGTTCTTACGATGTGTTGAATGGAGTGATGTTCAG GAAGCAAAGCAGGCATTAGAACTTATGGGTAGGTGGGAAATGATTGATGTTTGTGATGCATTGGAGCTTTTATCACCAGTATTTGAAAGTGAAGAG GTTCGAGCTTATGctgttagtgttcttggaagagcCGATGATGAAGAGCTCCAGTGTTACTTGCTTCAACTGGTTCAGGCTCTTCGATTTGAACGCTCAGATAAATCTCACCTCTGTCAATTCCTCGTGCAACGAT CATTGAGCAATATTGAGCTGGCTAGCCTTTTCCGATGGTATGTTGCTGTGGAACTTAATGATCCAATGTATGCCAGACGTTTTTATGTTACCCATGAATTTCTGGAAGAAAGTATATCAAAG TTGGCAGCTGGCATGAACGGGGATGATGATGGAAAAAAGATTTGGCAGAGTTTGGTGCATCAAACGGAATTGACTGCCCAGCTGTGTTCTATAACTAGAGATGTAAGAAATGTAAGGGGCAACACCcagaagaaaatagaaaaacttAGACAGCTACTCTCTGGTCTTCTTAGTGAACTTACATACTTTGAGGAG CCAATACGATATCCACTAGCTCCAAGTGTGCTTATCACTGGGATTGTTCCATCAGAATCATCTATATTTAAAAGTGCTCTGCACCCTTTGCGTCTGACTTTCCGCACGGCAAGTAATGAAACTTGCAAGGTCATGTTTAAGAAGGGTGATGATATTCGACAAGATCAATTG GTTGTTCAAATGGTTTCACTTATGGATCGATTGCTTAAGGCAGAAAATCTTGATCTGCACTTAACTCCATATAAGGTGCTTGCTACTGGACAGGATGAGGGCATGCTTGAATTCATACCATCGCATTCTTTGGCACAG ATTCTCTCGGAGCATCGAAGCATCATGAGCTATCTGCAAAAGTTCCATTCTGATGAGCATGGGCCATTTGGGATTACAGCTACATGTCTTGAGACATTCATAAAAAGCTGTGCGGGCTATTCTGTTATCACATACATACTTGGTATCGGAGACAG GCATCTTGACAACCTTCTCCTTAGGGATGATGGGCGTCTTTTCCATGTTGATTTTGGCTTTATTCTGGGACGAGATCCTAAACCATTTCCACCTCCAATGAAGCTTTGCAAAGAAATGGTTGAGGCTATGGGTGGTGCAGAAAG CCAATACTATACTAGGTTCAAGTCCTATTGTTGTGAGGCATACAATATCCTCCGGAAATCTAGTAACCTAATTTTAAATCTGTTCCATCTCATGGCCGGGTCAAATATTCCCGACATCGCTTCTGATCCTGAAAAAGGAATTCTTAAG CTTCAGGAAAAGTTTAGGTTGGATTTGGATGATGAGGCCTGTATACATTTCTTCCAGGATCTTATAAATGAAAGCGTTAGTGCATTGTTTCCCCAAATGGTTGAGACCATTCATCGGTGGGCTCAGTATTGGCGCTAA
- the LOC119999341 gene encoding probable polygalacturonase At1g80170, whose translation MDNFSLVSFLGLLIVACGVTGSLEYYNAGKVVYENVGILEELESFEIDDAYEVETVDVPSWGSQHSGKVLVNVDSFGAIGDGVSDDTKAFVSAWQTACSTPRAVFLVPPQRRYLVNATRFNGPCADNLVIQIDGTIVAPDEPKNWDPDMPRLWLDFSKLNGVLFQGSGVIDGSGSKWWASSCKKNKTNPCRGAPTALTIDSSSAIKVKGLTIQNSQQMHFVISRSASVRVSNVQVSAPGDSPNTDGIHITASTNVVLQDCKIGTGDDCISIVNDTSGIKMKRIYCGPGHGISIGSLGKDNSTGIVTKVILDTAFLSETTNGIRIKTWQGGSGYVRGVRFENVRMDNVANPIIIDQFYCDSPKSCQNQTSAVQISEIMYRNISGSTKSAKAMKFACSDTVPCSNIVLSNINLEREDGTAETYCNSAQGFGYGFVHPSADCLSSHDKSCTFSDQNEHVASPKTRNEDIVHTEL comes from the exons ATGGATAACTTTTCCTTagtttcctttcttggtttgctGATAGTGGCTTGTGGAGTTACAGGAAGCTTGGAGTATTACAATGCAGGAAAAGTGGTATATGAAAATGTTGGCATCCTGGAAGAGCTTGAGAGCTTTGAAATAGATGATGCATATGAAGTGGAAACTGTTGATGTCCCGTCTTGGGGAAGCCAGCATAGTGGCAAGGTACTCGTGAACGTGGATAGCTTTGGGGCAATTGGAGATGGGGTTTCTGATGACACTAAG GCCTTCGTAAGTGCGTGGCAAACAGCTTGTTCTACTCCAAGAGCAGTTTTCTTGGTTCCTCCACAACGCCGCTATTTAGTTAATGCAACAAGATTCAATGGGCCTTGTGCGGATAACTTAGTGATACAG ATTGATGGAACAATAGTAGCTCCTGATGAACCGAAGAACTGGGATCCGGACATGCCACGACTCTGGCTTGATTTCTCTAAACTTAATGGGGTGCTCTTCCAAGGGAGTGGAGTTATTGATGGCTCGGGCAGCAAATGGTGGGCATCTTCTTGCAAGAAGAACAAGACAAAT CCTTGCAGAGGGGCACCAACT GCGTTGACTATAGATTCATCCTCAGCCATAAAGGTGAAGGGACTTACTATCCAAAATAGCCAGCAAATGCATTTTGTCATTTCCCGGTCTGCATCTGTAAGAGTATCAAATGTGCAAGTCTCAGCCCCAGGAGATAGTCCCAACACTGATGGTATCCACATCACTGCATCAACCAATGTTGTTCTTCAAGACTGCAAAATTGGAACAG GTGATGATTGCATCTCAATTGTCAATGATACCTCCGGTATCAAGATGAAGAGAATCTACTGTGGACCGGGACATGGCATCAG CATTGGGAGCCTTGGGAAGGACAACTCCACTGGCATAGTCACGAAAGTGATCCTGGACACGGCATTCCTCAGTGAAACTACCAACGGCATCAGGATCAAGACTTGGCAG GGAGGTTCTGGTTATGTTCGTGGGGTACGTTTTGAAAATGTGCGGATGGACAATGTTGCAAATCCTATCATTATTGATCAATTCTACTGCGATTCTCCGAAATCCTGTCAAAACCAG ACCTCAGCAGTACAAATAAGTGAGATAATGTATCGGAACATCAGCGGGTCCACAAAAAGTGCAAAAGCCATGAAATTTGCCTGCAGTGATACTGTTCCTTGCAGCAATATAGTCCTGAGCAACATCAACTTAGAGAGGGAGGATGGCACAGCAGAGACATACTGCAACTCCGCCCAAGGCTTCGGATACGGTTTTGTGCATCCCTCGGCAGACTGTCTTTCTTCTCATGACAAAAGCTGTACTTTTTCGGATCAGAATGAACATGTTGCGAGCCCGAAAACCAGGAACGAGGATATTGTTCACACTGAGCTTTGA
- the LOC119999998 gene encoding phosphatidylinositol 3-kinase, root isoform isoform X2, translating into MSSNEFRFFLSCDINLPVTFRVERLEGTLPSAKSPDSGVDSIAEERRAELYVECALYIDGAPFGLPMRTRLESTGPSYCWNELITLSTKYRDLTAHSQLALTVRDVSQGNDDGLIGGATILLFNSKMQLKTGKQKLRLWLGKEADGSHPTSTPGKVPKNERGELERVEKLVNKYERGQIQRVDWLDRLTFRAMEKIKERENCRNGSSYLYLVVDFCSFEHRVVFQESGANFLLPSPITSTNELVIVWDPELGKINPSEHKQLKLARSLTRGIIDRDLKPSSNERKSIQRILKYPPTRTLSGDERQLLWKFRFSLMSEKRALTKFLRCVEWSDVQEAKQALELMGRWEMIDVCDALELLSPVFESEEVRAYAVSVLGRADDEELQCYLLQLVQALRFERSDKSHLCQFLVQRSLSNIELASLFRWYVAVELNDPMYARRFYVTHEFLEESISKLAAGMNGDDDGKKIWQSLVHQTELTAQLCSITRDVRNVRGNTQKKIEKLRQLLSGLLSELTYFEEPIRYPLAPSVLITGIVPSESSIFKSALHPLRLTFRTASNETCKVMFKKGDDIRQDQLVVQMVSLMDRLLKAENLDLHLTPYKVLATGQDEGMLEFIPSHSLAQILSEHRSIMSYLQKFHSDEHGPFGITATCLETFIKSCAGYSVITYILGIGDRHLDNLLLRDDGRLFHVDFGFILGRDPKPFPPPMKLCKEMVEAMGGAESQYYTRFKSYCCEAYNILRKSSNLILNLFHLMAGSNIPDIASDPEKGILKLQEKFRLDLDDEACIHFFQDLINESVSALFPQMVETIHRWAQYWR; encoded by the exons ATGAGTAGCAACGAGTTTCGCTTCTTCTTGTCGTGCGACATCAATCTCCCGGTGACTTTTCGCGTCGAAAGATTGGAAGGAACTTTGCCCTCTGCTAAATCTCCCGATTCAG GAGTTGATTCCATTGCAGAGGAGAGAAGAGCAGAGCTGTATGTTGAGTGTGCTCTGTACATTGATGGTGCTCCATTTGGCCTTCCCATGAGAACAAG ATTGGAATCTACTGGACCATCATATTGCTGGAATGAACTCATTACCTTGAGCACAAAATATAGAGATTTGACTGCGCACTCCCAGCTTGCTTTAACA GTTAGGGATGTTTCGCAAGGGAATGATGACGGGCTGATTGGCGGGGCCACCATTCTTCTATTTAACAGTAAAATGCAGCTTAAAACGGGGAAGCAAAAGCTTAGGCTTTGGCTAGGAAAAGAAGCTGATGGATCACATCCTACAAGTACTCCGGGAAAG GTTCCCAAGAATGAGCGTGGGGAGTTGGAACGTGTAGAAAAGCTTGTGAACAAGTATGAAAGAGGACAGATACAACGCGTCGATTGGTTGGATCGGCTTACATTTAGAGCTATGGAGAAAATTAAGGAGCGAGAAAACTGTAGGAATGGAAGTTCGTATCTATACTTGGTTGTTGATTTCTGCAGTTTTGAACATCGGGTTGTTTTTCAG GAGTCGGGAGCAAATTTCTTACTACCATCGCCTATTACTTCAACAAATGAACTCGTTATTGTGTGGGACCCAGAATTGGGAAAGATAAACCCCTCTGAACACAAGCAACTGAAACTAGCAAGGAGCTTAACCCGTGGCATCATTGACAGGGATCTGAAGCCAAGTTCAAATGAAAGAAA GTCCATACAAAGAATTCTAAAGTACCCACCAACTAGAACCTTGAGTGGAGATGAGAGGCAGCTCCTCTGGAAGTTCCGGTTTTCCTTGATGTCTGAGAAGAGGGCTCTCACTAAGTTCTTACGATGTGTTGAATGGAGTGATGTTCAG GAAGCAAAGCAGGCATTAGAACTTATGGGTAGGTGGGAAATGATTGATGTTTGTGATGCATTGGAGCTTTTATCACCAGTATTTGAAAGTGAAGAG GTTCGAGCTTATGctgttagtgttcttggaagagcCGATGATGAAGAGCTCCAGTGTTACTTGCTTCAACTGGTTCAGGCTCTTCGATTTGAACGCTCAGATAAATCTCACCTCTGTCAATTCCTCGTGCAACGAT CATTGAGCAATATTGAGCTGGCTAGCCTTTTCCGATGGTATGTTGCTGTGGAACTTAATGATCCAATGTATGCCAGACGTTTTTATGTTACCCATGAATTTCTGGAAGAAAGTATATCAAAG TTGGCAGCTGGCATGAACGGGGATGATGATGGAAAAAAGATTTGGCAGAGTTTGGTGCATCAAACGGAATTGACTGCCCAGCTGTGTTCTATAACTAGAGATGTAAGAAATGTAAGGGGCAACACCcagaagaaaatagaaaaacttAGACAGCTACTCTCTGGTCTTCTTAGTGAACTTACATACTTTGAGGAG CCAATACGATATCCACTAGCTCCAAGTGTGCTTATCACTGGGATTGTTCCATCAGAATCATCTATATTTAAAAGTGCTCTGCACCCTTTGCGTCTGACTTTCCGCACGGCAAGTAATGAAACTTGCAAGGTCATGTTTAAGAAGGGTGATGATATTCGACAAGATCAATTG GTTGTTCAAATGGTTTCACTTATGGATCGATTGCTTAAGGCAGAAAATCTTGATCTGCACTTAACTCCATATAAGGTGCTTGCTACTGGACAGGATGAGGGCATGCTTGAATTCATACCATCGCATTCTTTGGCACAG ATTCTCTCGGAGCATCGAAGCATCATGAGCTATCTGCAAAAGTTCCATTCTGATGAGCATGGGCCATTTGGGATTACAGCTACATGTCTTGAGACATTCATAAAAAGCTGTGCGGGCTATTCTGTTATCACATACATACTTGGTATCGGAGACAG GCATCTTGACAACCTTCTCCTTAGGGATGATGGGCGTCTTTTCCATGTTGATTTTGGCTTTATTCTGGGACGAGATCCTAAACCATTTCCACCTCCAATGAAGCTTTGCAAAGAAATGGTTGAGGCTATGGGTGGTGCAGAAAG CCAATACTATACTAGGTTCAAGTCCTATTGTTGTGAGGCATACAATATCCTCCGGAAATCTAGTAACCTAATTTTAAATCTGTTCCATCTCATGGCCGGGTCAAATATTCCCGACATCGCTTCTGATCCTGAAAAAGGAATTCTTAAG CTTCAGGAAAAGTTTAGGTTGGATTTGGATGATGAGGCCTGTATACATTTCTTCCAGGATCTTATAAATGAAAGCGTTAGTGCATTGTTTCCCCAAATGGTTGAGACCATTCATCGGTGGGCTCAGTATTGGCGCTAA
- the LOC120000538 gene encoding 1,4-dihydroxy-2-naphthoyl-CoA synthase, peroxisomal isoform X2: MAQLSEKDVNTMRRRVASVANHLIPVTSGSDYGLSLLPNPSTSDSYHRIHGEVPTHEVVWRSAIDEHGKEFSDILYQKAVGEGIAKITINRPERRNAFRPKTIKEIMCALEDARDDSTIGVVILTGKGAEAFCSGGDQKLRTADGYADSENSARLNVLDLQVAGYAVGGGHVLHMVCDLTIAADNAIFGQTGPKVGSFDAGYGSSIMSRLVGPKKAREMWFLARFYTAFEAEKMGLVNTVVPLENLERETIKWCREILRNSPTAVRVLKSALNAVDDGHAGLQELAGNATLIFYGTEEGNEGKTAYMQHRRPDFSRFPHRP, encoded by the exons ATGGCGCAACTTTCAGAGAAGGATGTCAACACCATGAGGAGGAGGGTGGCCTCCGTCGCAAACCATCTCATTCCGGTCACTTCAGGCTCCGATTACGGTTTGTCCCTGCTACCTAATCCCTCGACAAGCGACAGCTATCACAGAATCCACGGCGAGGTTCCCACCCATGAAGTTGTTTGGAGGAGTGCGATTGACGAACACGGCAAGGAGTTCTCCGATATTTTATACCAAAAAGCCGTCGGTGAAGGGATTGCGAAA ATTACGATTAATAGGCCAGAGAGACGAAATGCATTCCGTCCAAAGACAATTAAGGAGATTATGTGCGCACTCGAGGATGCCAGAGATGATAGTACAATTGGGGTCGTTATCCTTACTGGGAAG GGAGCCGAGGCATTTTGCAGTGGAGGTGACCAGAAGTTAAGGACTGCTGATGGTTATGCAGATTCTGAAAATTCTGCCCGTCTTAATGTTTTAGACTTGCAG GTTGCAGGTTATGCAGTCGGAGGAGGGCATGTGTTGCACATGGTTTGTGATCTAACCATCGCAGCCGATAATGCTATTTTCGGCCAAACTGGTCCCAAG GTTGGAAGCTTTGATGCTGGCTATGGAAGTTCAATCATGTCTCGTCTG GTTGGACCTAAAAAAGCTCGTGAAATGTGGTTTCTCGCAAGGTTTTATACTGCTTTTGAAGCTGAAAAAATGGGACTTGTTAACACCGTTGTCCCG CTGGAGAATTTAGAACGAGAAACTATTAAATGGTGTCGGGAGATTCTAAGAAATAGTCCAACTGCAGTTCGGGTGCTGAAATCTGCTCTCAATGCAGTTGATGATGGCCATGCTGGACTCCAG GAACTTGCTGGAAATGCCACGCTCATATTCTATGGAACCGAGGAAGGTAATGAGGGGAAGACCGCGTACATGCAGCACAGACGCCCGGATTTTTCAAGATTCCCCCATCGGCCTTAA
- the LOC119999340 gene encoding pentatricopeptide repeat-containing protein At1g74600, chloroplastic, translating into MPNFLKNGSKLFSHVRTITTEHRAVPSPVPFMQLDSYCEVNRDEDVYSKNRVIGNLVKCGSLKHALNVFDEMPVCDVVTYNLLISGHGRYGQPKAAFNLYADMVSLGIRESATTFSSVLSICSDAGLFREGIPVHCRVLKLGFSLNLFIGSSLIDLYLHKGLDKVALRLFDEVPERSLALWNLFLREFCELGKSEEVLRFYNKMKQDNVRPNGLSFCYLIRGCCNESFLHDGKKLHCHIIKIGLVKSNIFLSNALVDFYSACGNLIDAMKSFEVLEREDVLSWNSIVSICAYKGLLVDALEWFSCMQFHGKRPSIRSFVGLLNASSGTRNILLGKQIHCLILKMGFDPGSIHVQSALIDMYGKCGNIESSVLMYQSAPERTLECCNSLMTSLMHCGIVEDVIELFGLMVDEGIGLSEVTFSTTLKALSMCASPSLHSCQLLHSCAIKFGFESDVAVSCSLIDAYSRCGHVELSLEIFERLPSPNVFCFTSIINGCAWNGMGREGLGMLEMMIQKGLKPDWVTFLCVLTGCNHAGLVEEGRSVFNSMRSLYDIHPDRQHYACMVDLLGRAGLLDEAVELLQQAAGKGDSVMWSSLLRSCRVHGNERVGKIAAKTLMELELDDFSIYLQVSNFYSGIGEFEASEQVTENCTARKVTKQIGQSLIEVTVCV; encoded by the coding sequence ATGccaaattttctaaaaaatggCAGCAAACTATTCTCCCATGTCCGAACCATTACGACAGAGCACAGAGCGGTACCTTCACCGGTcccttttatgcaattggacTCTTACTGTGAAGTCAATCGTGACGAGGATGTTTACTCTAAAAATCGTGTAATTGGCAACTTAGTTAAATGTGGGTCGTTAAAACATGCTCTGAACGTATTCGATGAAATGCCTGTTTGTGATGTCGTCACCTACAACTTGCTAATCTCTGGGCACGGCCGATACGGGCAGCCCAAAGCGGCATTTAACCTTTATGCTGATATGGTTTCACTGGGGATCAGAGAAAGTGCGACGACGTTTTCTTCTGTTTTAAGTATCTGTAGCGATGCAGGGCTCTTTAGAGAAGGAATTCCAGTTCATTGCAGGGTGTTAAAACTTGGGTTCAGTTTGAATTTGTTCATTGGGAGTTCACTAATTGATCTTTATTTGCATAAAGGCCTTGATAAGGTGGCGTTGAGGTTGTTTGACGAAGTTCCAGAGCGGAGTTTGGCTTTATGGAATTTGTTTTTACGCGAATTTTGTGAACTGGGTAAATCCGAAGAGGTATTAAGGTTTTATAACAAAATGAAGCAGGATAATGTAAGGCCGAATGGGCTTTCATTTTGCTATTTGATTCGTGGATGCTGTAACGAGAGCTTTTTGCATGATGGGAAGAAGTTGCATTGCCATATAATTAAGATTGGATTggtaaaatcaaatatttttctatCTAATGCTTTGGTGGATTTTTACTCTGCTTGTGGGAATTTAATTGATGCAATGAAATCATTCGAAGTTCTTGAAAGGGAGGATGTGCTATCATGGAATTCAATTGTTTCAATTTGTGCTTATAAGGGCTTATTAGTTGATGCTCTTGAGTGGTTTAGTTGCATGCAGTTCCATGGAAAGAGGCCATCCATACGTTCGTTTGTCGGATTACTTAATGCATCTAGTGGGACTAGGAATATTCTCTTGGGGAAGCAAATTCACTGTTTAATCCTGAAAATGGGTTTTGATCCTGGCAGCATTCATGTGCAATCAGCTTTGATTGATATGTACGGGAAATGCGGCAACATTGAAAGTTCAGTATTGATGTATCAAAGTGCTCCAGAAAGGACTTTGGAATGCTGTAATTCATTGATGACCTCCTTGATGCACTGTGGCATTGTGGAGGATGTGATTGAGCTATTTGGATTGATGGTTGATGAAGGAATTGGGCTTAGTGAGGTCACATTTTCCACGACACTGAAAGCATTGTCCATGTGTGCTTCACCAAGCTTACACAGCTGCCAATTGCTACATTCTTGTGCAATAAAATTTGGTTTTGAATCAGATGTTGCAGTTTCATGTTCTTTAATTGATGCTTACTCAAGATGCGGTCATGTTGAACTTTCTCTAGAGATTTTTGAAAGACTTCCTTCACCTAATGTCTTTTGCtttacatcaatcatcaatGGATGCGCCTGGAATGGAATGGGAAGAGAAGGCCTCGGGATGCTGGAAATGATGATCCAAAAGGGTTTGAAACCTGATTGGGTGACATTCTTGTGCGTCTTAACTGGGTGCAACCATGCTGGACTGGTTGAAGAAGGACGATCTGTTTTTAACTCTATGAGATCTCTTTATGACATCCACCCAGATAGACAACATTATGCATGCATGGTAGATCTTTTAGGCCGTGCAGGTTTGCTGGATGAAGCTGTAGAACTGCTGCAGCAGGCAGCAGGAAAGGGTGATTCTGTGATGTGGAGTTCATTGCTGCGAAGCTGTAGGGTCCATGGGAATGAGAGGGTAGGAAAAATAGCTGCAAAAACCTTGATGGAGCTTGAGCTGGATGACTTTTCAATTTATTTGCAGGTCTCAAACTTCTATTCTGGCATTGGGGAGTTTGAAGCCTCAGAGCAAGTTACAGAGAATTGTACGGCAAGGAAGGTGACAAAGCAGATTGGTCAAAGTTTAATTGAGGTGACCGTTTGTGTGTAG